GCGCGAGGAACCCGCGCCGACGCCGGCCCGGACGACGCCTCGCGAGCCCGTCGCGACACGCCCACCCGCGCCACCCGCCAGCCTCCCACAGGGCGTCCCCGGGGGCGGGCCCCCCGCGCCTCCTCCCGTCAGCGACGAGTGGCGCACCCGGAGCACGGTGCGCATCGGCCTCAAGGTCGGCGCGCCGGAGCTGCTCCTTGCGGGATCGAGCGCCTGGAAGCTGGAGACCCTCGACGGCAACGAGCTCGCCCATGCGGTGCCAGGCGAGATGCTCCGGATCCGCCAGAAGAACGGCTCGATCGACGTGACGAGGCGCGACGGCGGCGACGCCCTCGCGAGCACCGATCCGGACGACACCCTCCTGCTCGTTCCCGAGCGCGGCTACTGTGGATGGAGCGGGCGCTGGTACCGCGGCACGTTCCGCGTGTATGCCACGCCGGCCGGCGCCGACGGCGCGTCCAACGGGCTGACCCTGGTCAATGAGGCGCCGCTCGAAGACTATCTGCGCGGCGTGCTCCCCGAGGAGATCGGGAATCCGCCCGCGACCGACTTCGAAGCGGTCAAGGCGCAGGCCGTGGCCGCTCGCACCTACACGCTCTCCTATCTGGGGCGGCGCGCCGATCTCGGCTTCGATCTCTGGGCCACCGTGGAGGACCAGGTCTACGGCGGCACCGCGCGCGAGAACGCTCAAGGCAGCCGCGCTGTGGAGGAGACGCGCGGCGAGATCCTCCTTTCGGACGGGGTGCCGATCCGCGCGCTCTATTCCTCGGCGTGCGGCGGCCGTACCTCGAACGTCGAAGACGTGTGGCCCTGGCCCTGGACGCCGTACCTCCGAAGCGTACGCGACGCCGAGGACGATAACCTCACCGGATACTGCTCCCTGTCGGCGAACTACCGCTGGCGCGAGGAGTGGCCGGTGGATCAATTCGTGGCGACGCTCCGGAAATACGCTCCGGCCGAAGGCGCCTCGGTGGCCGCGCTCGACGGGCAATTGCTGGACGTGCGCATCGAGCAGCGCTCGCGCAGCGGGCGCGTCGCCCTGCTGGTGGTGGAGACGACGGAAGGGGACTGCGTGGTCCACGGCGACCGCACGCGCTGGGCGCTGCGCCGGCCCGGCACCGAGGCGATCCTGCGCAGCTC
The genomic region above belongs to Candidatus Binatia bacterium and contains:
- a CDS encoding SpoIID/LytB domain-containing protein — encoded protein: MRIGLKVGAPELLLAGSSAWKLETLDGNELAHAVPGEMLRIRQKNGSIDVTRRDGGDALASTDPDDTLLLVPERGYCGWSGRWYRGTFRVYATPAGADGASNGLTLVNEAPLEDYLRGVLPEEIGNPPATDFEAVKAQAVAARTYTLSYLGRRADLGFDLWATVEDQVYGGTARENAQGSRAVEETRGEILLSDGVPIRALYSSACGGRTSNVEDVWPWPWTPYLRSVRDAEDDNLTGYCSLSANYRWREEWPVDQFVATLRKYAPAEGASVAALDGQLLDVRIEQRSRSGRVALLVVETTEGDCVVHGDRTRWALRRPGTEAILRSSFFKIGIQRAADGAPLKVIASGGGNGHGIGMCQWGAMGMARAGKNYREILRHYYKDTQLAHL